From Polynucleobacter difficilis, a single genomic window includes:
- the ftsW gene encoding putative lipid II flippase FtsW, producing MNLNRFWNYSRGGITGFRTGLRDAVTGVEQTRSRMMEYDQLLVWAVVSLALIGLVMVYSASITLADGPKYKNYSSNHFLIRHLISLTIATVVGLCVFRIPVKAWDKLAPILFGITILLLIAVLIPGIGKGVNGARRWISFGFMNFQPSELMKFAVVIFAASYTVQRQEYLHSFVKGLVPMGVAVMIIGALLLWQPDMGAFVVIALIAFGILFLGGINVKLFGGLVVAGISSAAIIIALSPFRRERIFAFLDPWAADHAANKGYQLTHSLMAFGRGEWFGTGLGGSVEKLHYLPEAHTDFILAVIGEELGFAGVLVIIFLFYWIVRRAFLIGRTSLQLDRSFAGLVAKGIGIWIGWQAFINMAVNLGLLPTKGLTLPLISYGGSGILMNAVAIAVLLKIDYENRVLMRGGKL from the coding sequence ATGAATCTAAATCGCTTTTGGAACTATTCCCGTGGCGGTATCACTGGCTTTCGAACTGGCTTACGTGATGCGGTTACAGGGGTAGAGCAAACGCGTTCGCGCATGATGGAATATGACCAGCTGCTGGTATGGGCGGTTGTTTCATTGGCGCTCATTGGCTTGGTGATGGTGTACTCAGCATCGATTACCTTGGCCGATGGTCCAAAGTATAAAAATTACAGTAGTAATCACTTTTTGATACGGCACTTGATTTCGCTCACGATTGCGACGGTAGTGGGCTTGTGTGTGTTTCGGATACCCGTGAAGGCGTGGGATAAGCTTGCGCCGATTCTATTTGGAATAACGATCCTGTTGTTAATTGCCGTCCTGATCCCTGGGATCGGTAAAGGCGTTAACGGAGCGCGCCGCTGGATCTCCTTCGGGTTTATGAATTTCCAGCCATCGGAGCTGATGAAGTTTGCCGTTGTCATTTTTGCTGCGAGCTATACCGTTCAGCGCCAAGAGTATCTTCACTCGTTTGTGAAAGGCTTGGTACCGATGGGTGTCGCTGTCATGATCATTGGCGCATTACTGCTATGGCAGCCGGATATGGGCGCTTTTGTAGTGATTGCTTTAATTGCCTTTGGCATTCTTTTCTTAGGCGGAATTAATGTGAAATTGTTTGGTGGCTTAGTGGTTGCTGGAATTTCGAGCGCCGCCATCATCATTGCGCTCTCGCCATTTCGCCGCGAACGCATCTTTGCATTCCTAGATCCCTGGGCGGCGGATCACGCTGCCAATAAAGGCTATCAATTAACGCATTCGCTCATGGCTTTTGGGCGGGGCGAGTGGTTTGGTACTGGCCTTGGCGGCAGTGTCGAAAAATTGCATTACCTGCCCGAAGCGCATACCGATTTCATCTTGGCCGTGATTGGTGAGGAGCTCGGTTTTGCTGGAGTGCTCGTCATTATATTTTTGTTCTATTGGATTGTGCGCCGCGCTTTTCTGATTGGTCGAACTTCATTGCAATTGGATCGCAGTTTTGCCGGCTTGGTAGCAAAAGGCATTGGGATCTGGATTGGATGGCAAGCCTTCATCAATATGGCAGTGAATTTAGGTCTGCTGCCGACAAAAGGATTAACACTGCCCTTAATTAGCTATGGCGGCTCGGGAATTTTGATGAATGCCGTTGCGATTGCAGTCCTACTCAAGATTGATTATGAAAACCGTGTATTGATGCGAGGAGGGAAGTTATGA
- the murG gene encoding undecaprenyldiphospho-muramoylpentapeptide beta-N-acetylglucosaminyltransferase: MNKPSILVMAGGTGGHIFPGLAVAELLQTRGWQVSWLGNATGMEYRLVPSRGFPFEAVNFGGLRGKGLLTKLMLPFNLARACIQSWQIIRRLKPSVVLGMGGYITFPGGLMSALLKRPLVLHEANSVAGSANRYLSKIATKTLTGFPNTLPEGEWVGNPIRSEFESIASPAERYCARTGPLSLLVVGGSLGAAALNETIPAALALIPAEERPLVLHQAGEKHVAELKQRYADCGVVADVRAFIGDMAEAYAVADLVICRSGAMTVSEVAACGVAACFVPFPFAIDDHQTANAAFLSTADAAKLWPQTELNPSALAAWLQTLRRPELMAMAERARALAKMQATERVAAICAESAGVKQ; encoded by the coding sequence ATGAATAAGCCCTCTATCTTAGTCATGGCTGGTGGCACTGGCGGGCATATCTTCCCTGGATTAGCCGTTGCCGAGCTTTTGCAAACGCGAGGCTGGCAGGTTTCTTGGTTGGGTAATGCGACTGGCATGGAATACCGTTTGGTACCGAGTCGCGGGTTTCCGTTTGAGGCTGTTAATTTTGGCGGCCTGCGCGGTAAGGGCCTGCTGACTAAGCTAATGCTGCCCTTTAATTTAGCAAGAGCATGTATACAAAGCTGGCAGATTATTCGTAGGCTCAAGCCCAGTGTGGTACTGGGCATGGGCGGCTACATCACCTTTCCGGGTGGATTAATGAGCGCCTTACTGAAGCGTCCACTGGTTTTGCATGAGGCAAACTCAGTTGCTGGCAGTGCCAATCGTTATCTCTCCAAGATTGCGACTAAAACCCTGACGGGATTCCCTAATACCCTGCCCGAAGGCGAGTGGGTTGGCAATCCGATTCGCAGTGAGTTTGAGTCAATAGCGTCGCCCGCTGAGCGTTACTGCGCGCGTACTGGCCCGCTGTCATTGTTAGTCGTCGGCGGTAGTTTGGGTGCCGCCGCTCTCAATGAAACAATTCCCGCTGCGTTAGCGCTAATACCTGCAGAAGAAAGGCCGCTTGTATTGCATCAGGCGGGTGAAAAACACGTCGCTGAACTCAAGCAACGCTATGCCGATTGTGGTGTTGTTGCGGATGTTCGCGCTTTTATTGGTGATATGGCGGAGGCATATGCTGTAGCTGATCTCGTCATCTGCCGTTCGGGTGCAATGACCGTCTCAGAGGTTGCCGCCTGCGGTGTTGCCGCTTGCTTCGTGCCATTTCCATTTGCCATTGACGATCACCAAACTGCGAACGCAGCATTTTTATCAACAGCAGATGCGGCTAAGTTATGGCCACAAACTGAGCTCAATCCAAGCGCACTGGCTGCTTGGTTGCAAACTTTACGGCGCCCTGAACTAATGGCAATGGCAGAGCGTGCTCGCGCACTAGCAAAGATGCAAGCAACGGAGCGCGTGGCAGCCATTTGCGCTGAATCTGCAGGAGTAAAGCAATGA
- the murD gene encoding UDP-N-acetylmuramoyl-L-alanine--D-glutamate ligase, translated as MRNVKDPFVRPELSRAEALSVEPTRFLILGLGESGIAMTNWCLRHGAHTCLVDTRERSALNEKQQAQLSELEFAGLTDMHFGSWNSSFLDQIDVIGISPGLSPIAEPAQSILAAAQEKGIPVWSEIEFFARGIAALERESIIESSDSDAWTYAPKIVAITGTNGKTTTTALVGQLCERAGKTVAVAGNISPAALDKLMACLDSADGLRDLPELWVLELSSFQLHFTYSLNPSAATVLNLSQDHLDWHGDMQAYATAKAAIFGPSSICIVNRDEIELNRLLSSQLEDRQIIHFGSNRPDEPGSFGIERDPQAGGIDWLVWAEVDEDAELEKPKRRRKVAAVEAEPIRLKRLIPADALRIRGKHNALNALAALALARAVGLPLNKLLHGLREYRGEPHRVQSVAIIRDVEYVDDSKGTNVGATVAALNGLGDTAGAKKIWLIAGGDGKGQDFSPLFDPVQRFAKGVLLIGKDAPLIQDALQATGVAVERCETITVAVKTASERAASGDVVLLSPACASFDQFKDYVHRAAVFVSEVEELGMQFSDSSLEADCSSGVSV; from the coding sequence ATGCGCAATGTAAAAGATCCTTTTGTACGCCCAGAACTGAGTAGAGCGGAGGCCCTCTCAGTTGAGCCAACACGCTTTTTAATTCTGGGGCTGGGCGAGTCTGGAATCGCAATGACCAATTGGTGCTTGCGTCATGGTGCGCATACCTGCTTGGTTGATACGCGCGAGCGAAGCGCCCTCAATGAAAAGCAGCAGGCGCAGTTAAGCGAACTGGAGTTTGCTGGTCTAACCGACATGCATTTTGGTAGTTGGAACTCCAGTTTTTTGGATCAGATTGATGTGATTGGTATATCGCCGGGACTATCGCCAATTGCAGAGCCAGCACAATCAATTTTGGCAGCGGCACAGGAAAAAGGTATTCCGGTGTGGAGCGAGATCGAGTTCTTTGCCCGCGGTATTGCGGCCTTGGAACGGGAATCGATTATTGAGTCATCTGATTCCGATGCTTGGACCTATGCGCCAAAAATCGTTGCCATTACTGGTACCAATGGTAAAACAACCACAACGGCGCTAGTTGGTCAGTTGTGTGAGCGTGCCGGCAAAACGGTGGCAGTGGCTGGCAATATTAGTCCCGCAGCATTGGATAAGTTAATGGCTTGTCTGGATAGCGCCGATGGTTTACGTGATCTGCCCGAGTTGTGGGTACTTGAGCTATCGAGCTTTCAACTGCACTTTACCTATAGCCTTAACCCGAGCGCAGCAACGGTTCTCAATTTAAGTCAGGATCACTTGGACTGGCATGGGGATATGCAGGCCTACGCAACTGCAAAAGCTGCCATTTTTGGACCTAGCAGTATTTGCATTGTGAACCGGGATGAGATTGAATTAAATCGTTTGCTGAGCAGTCAATTGGAAGATCGGCAGATCATTCACTTTGGCTCAAATCGGCCGGATGAGCCGGGATCATTTGGTATTGAGCGCGATCCTCAGGCCGGCGGAATTGATTGGTTGGTGTGGGCTGAGGTGGATGAGGATGCCGAGTTAGAAAAGCCGAAGCGGCGACGTAAAGTGGCAGCCGTAGAAGCCGAACCGATTCGTTTGAAGCGTTTAATTCCGGCGGATGCGTTACGTATTCGCGGAAAACACAATGCCCTCAATGCCCTTGCTGCCTTGGCATTGGCTCGCGCAGTCGGCTTGCCGCTCAACAAATTGCTGCATGGGTTGCGCGAGTACCGCGGTGAACCCCATCGCGTTCAAAGCGTTGCCATCATTCGGGATGTGGAGTACGTCGATGACAGCAAAGGAACCAATGTAGGCGCTACCGTTGCAGCTCTAAATGGCCTGGGTGATACGGCTGGCGCGAAAAAGATTTGGTTAATTGCGGGCGGCGATGGCAAAGGCCAAGATTTTTCGCCCCTCTTTGATCCAGTGCAGCGTTTTGCAAAAGGCGTTCTATTGATTGGTAAAGATGCGCCGCTTATTCAGGATGCGCTGCAAGCAACCGGTGTTGCAGTAGAGCGCTGTGAAACGATTACAGTCGCTGTGAAAACTGCCTCAGAGCGCGCAGCTTCAGGGGATGTGGTTCTGCTTTCGCCGGCATGCGCCAGCTTTGATCAGTTCAAGGACTACGTTCACCGTGCCGCTGTCTTTGTATCTGAGGTAGAAGAGCTGGGCATGCAGTTTTCCGACTCCAGCCTTGAAGCCGATTGCTCGTCTGGAGTAAGCGTATGA